In the Sorghum bicolor cultivar BTx623 chromosome 4, Sorghum_bicolor_NCBIv3, whole genome shotgun sequence genome, CGCAAACCACATATCACGACAAACACCCATGAACGTAACGTCCAATCAACGCATGCACCAAGCAGGAAAGTGCGCACATGATTTGATCAGGAGAGATTTTGAATTAACACGATTCGAGTGGTTGATCAATAATTAAGGAATTATAAAACCTACTCTCGTTTTTCTAGAATTTTAAACCTACTCTCGTCTTTTTTGAGAATTTAAAACCTACTCTCCTTGTTTATTCTGAAAATGACATGACATATGTTTGGTTGACCTTGCTCTAGTGTGATGTAGACCTTGGaaccttcaaaatatatttttagacCTCCGAATTCATCTTAGGTGTCATACGAGTTTCAAACTCTCATAATGTCATTTTCGGACCCTTATATGACAAAGCGTCATCTATCAATGTCCTAGAAAGAAATTCATTCTATTAGTTTTGTCTCAAGTCAAACGTAttgagtttgactaaatttatagagaTTGATATCAAAATTTATTATACTAAATCAACGcaatgtgaaaataaatttgatGATAAATCTGATGATacttatttgatattataaatatttatagTTTTATATTAATTTAATCAATCAGGAGATAGTCTGACTTAGAACAAAATTAGGACCAACATTGTTTTTGGAACAGAGGAAGGTCGACATCTACGTGATAAGCACAATATAAATCATTCAAGTGATAAAAAAAACATTCCAGGAACCGTACAGGGACAAACTTTGGGCATTGTGTAACTCAGTAGTCAGTACGGGATGAATATAATTGTGCAGGAGCTTGCGTACCAGTACGCGAAGAAAGGCGCGTGCCTTTCGCTGGTGGCCCGGAGGAAACAAGCGCTGGAGGGCGTCGCAGCGGCCGCCCTGGAACGTGGTGCGCCGGACGTTCTGGTCATTCCGGCCGACGTCTCGGACGCGGAGCAATCGAGGCGCGCCGTCGAGGCCACCGTCGCTCACTTCGGCAAACGTACGAGACCGTCTCTGTATCTCCATCTTGCTCCTGCTCATGGCCATCTGAGACTGTCTGATTTTCATGTCTGCGTCACTCTACGTGTGTGTGTGGTTCAGTGAACCATCTAGTTGCCAATGCCGGGGTCTGGTCCAGCTGCTTCTTCGACGAAGTCACCAATATAACTGGGTTCAACAAAATGATGGTAAACAAACCAACATTAAGAAATTAACAATATATGTACTATGAGattctcaagtggctgacgtttttgacatgcatgcatgcgtccaTAAACTTATCCAGGATGTCAACTTCTGGGGCTCTGTCTACCCAACCTACTATGCCCTGCCACACCTGAAGGCGAGCAAAGGAAAACTCATCGTGTCTTCCTCCACAGCCGCGACGGCGCCTACATCTAGGATGACCTTGTACAATGTAAGCAACGAAACAGCACATACCTAGCTAGACACACCTAGCTAATTCAGAAAGCAGAGAAACTCTTTGTGAGTGCAACAGTTGTTTGTTTCACCTGAATCCTAATGGCTTCTGAATATGTTTACAACACACAACAGGCTAGCAAGGCAGCACAGCTCAGGTTCTACGAGACACTGAGATCCGAGCTTGGCTCGGAGGTTGGGGTGACTATACTGACGGCCGGATTCGTGGAGTCTGAGATGACCAAAGGCAAGGCCATCCAGAAAGACGGCAACGTCGCCATTGACCTGGAGGCCAGAGATGTAAGCTGCAACGAATTAAGCTAGCTTAGCTATATTCAGTATTTCAGTTATGTCAAGTAGCAAAGCTTCCAACGTGAGGGacacatatatatgtgtgtgtcgtTTGCAGGTGCAGATCGGGGTGTTCCCAGTGGCCCGTGTCGAGAAGCTGTGCAAGGTAGCCTTGGACGGCATCCAGAGAGGGGACTGGTACGTGACATGGCCGTCGCTCTACCGGCCGATACCGCTCATCGCCTGCCTCGCCCCCGAGGTGCTCACCTGGCAGTCCTACGCGCTGTACAACGCCAGACAGGGGAAGCCGCCGCTGAGCCAGAGAATGCTGGACGCCACCGGAGCCAAGCGCTTCTACCCACCGTCGCTTCGGCATCATCCAGGTATCAAGACGGAGGGGACTCATCACAAACGAGATATCGATGCAGCGTCTAATGTGTAGCAAGTTCTGATCACAAGTGTTTTCTGTGTGAGGGCTGCAAAGGGCCGTGTGCCAACTTCAGTATAAGAGTGAGTGATGTCTTGTGGCCAAAGAGATCCTTAACTAATTTGGTTGTTGTTGTAGTTATTTATGTAATTGTTGGCATTCAGAAATGTCTCGAAGTGGTTCATAGGCATTCTCAACAAGTTATATTAGAAATTCAGCAAGTGAAAGGATGACATATTAGAAGGCGGTTCATAGGCATTTGACGGTCATAGGCATTCATGACATATTATATAAGTGGTTCATAGGCATTCTCATAGGCATTCTCGAGAATGCGTCTAATGTGTCTCGAAGCGTTTCGCTTGCTGACAACAAGACGGTCAAATGGTGCAAGAAATCAGCAAGTGAAACGCATGAGAAAGAAGGTGAGCCGTGCGGCGGGCCACCTCTAGTCgccgccttgtttagatccaaaaagtttttctgtagcactttcatttttatttgacaaacattgtctaatcatggagtaactaggcttaaaagattcgtctcgcaatttataggcaaactgtgcaattagtttttatttttatctatatttaatgctccatgcatgtgccgcaagattcgatgtgacaaataatcttgaaaagtttttggtttttggagtgaattaaacaaggccttagtgaaaTGTCCTAATATTGCTAGAGGGTGATGAAtaacctatttaaaaattctataaAGGACTAGAGCAAATGATTAGTATAACAAAAAGGCATAATACatatttgctctagctctacgagAGTTGCAAGTCACCTATCCAACAACTTTAATTACTAAGATCATTAGCACATAATAGttatgtcactacaagctacactagtgaactaagttacatgttgatgcaaaagtggatctgcaaacacaaaggactAATACCCGATCCGATATCCAAGAcgtgccagtcgatttgacctgttaatcgacaagaatgataactcaagtactttggtcccgacaacagcgatgcgcccagaagtcatagccaagaggtactcacatgGAACTCGAGGATCGTCGAGGTTTGGAAGCAATGCAACTCGCCAAATCGATGAGAActcgtaaaaagaaaatatgcaaattGACAAAATCGTCGAAAAGTAAGTAGATGCAAAAATAGGAGTAAACTTGgatttgatattgattgattgtctcattacattgcccttcggtctatatttatactctgtcctaaaTAGTTACAACCAAACACGACTAGGATCCGACTTTAAGATAAAACATGATTCTTATATAAGGTATACTCTAACAAATATAGAAAtagaaaataatatttatctaCTCCCGTGTCCACCACAATTACGATGAAATCTCCATCGACTCCCGCTCCattggtatgttccctgttaCTTCAAGCTTCATCAGCAGCGGTCTTCATGTCCTCCTTCATCGACATCGGCAATGAATCATTACAAGCTTCATCGACAATGTccccttccatcggcaacaatCTTTACCagccgatcttcatcggctcctCTTCTATCGGCAAAATGCAATAATCTTTTTATTGCCAATGGGTCCACTTTGATTACCTTGACTCGTTAccaaaaacggcgtcaacacatgccccccaatttcagagtataaaatcattaatgctccaaaatttacTCCAGATAATGATTGCCTTTACATAATTATCTCTCTTATGACAGAATTTTGCCGCCGAATCCGGTCAAATCCGGCCCAGATTTTCGTGTCTCAGTAAATATCACACGACCTCCAACTATCCCTGTTCCAGTTACAACTAAAATATAAGGGCAACCATTCATCGGCAGGAATCCAATACTGTACTACACTGCCAATCCCAGCATAAAATATTCTGTTCACCGGAATATCCTTCCAAATCATGATTACCTGCCATCAAATCATCCACACAACCCTtagattatcgtgcgaacagttaccatatccatctgaacaGCCTTGAATTTTACGCGTGCGGCAGAGAGATAAGTCCAGAATGCCCTTGCTCAGTTAACATATAAATACATCCCCCCTTAAGcactcatcttctaccttgctatCTCAATCCTCCAAGACCTACTCCCTCTGGCGGCGATCTTGACGAGCAACTGCGCAACTTCGACCGGCGAGAACTCTCCCCCAATAGAGACCTCAAGCTCTCAGCTTCATCTCCATCGTGCTCAATGGCGATCAACTTCAATGTCCCTGCGGTCAGTCTTATATCCATTCCCCTTTTCGCAGTTCTTTTTTACTTTTGCAAGTTCATATGCTTAgcgattttctttttcttttcttctgccCCTCTGATCTTCCAAACTTAGAAACTGAATGACAAATTAGTTATTCCAACCGATCAGCCGCACATTCAATGCTTAGGCCCGATGGGcgacccagatccaaccgatctgattaatgcagaaaccaatagaatcCCATTCAGAGCTGAGAACTTctccttagatctatggaaagacactttcCGATCCTGGCCTAAgaccaccaagggatggaaagattggtaTCTCAGGGTCAATCGAGCGAACGAGGTGTACTAGGCAGAACGAAAggtagaccagtgcattaggctatccattgccgatatgcagaaaaatgagtcgatgatgatagcagccgcttacttctggtcagacaccacCAACACTTTTATGTTTGGACACGGCCCAGCCACCCCTACTCTTGCCTATGTGTATATGCTAACAGGCTTGGATATCGCAGCTACCGATGACCCTAAGGTCTATAATAGAAGGGCCGAGTTCAAAGTGAACACTCGCAACATCGGCGGTTCGACGGGGTACATCCAAGAGTATCAGAAAACCGGAACCATCGGCCAGAGGGAACACGCcatcttcctgaacatgtggctagataagttcGTTTTctatggccgatcggtaggaccaacttgTGTTTACCTCGCAGCAGCCGAATTACAGGACAACAGATTTAGATTCCCTATTGGCCGATACCTGTTGAGTTCCGCCTACCACCTTCTTCACCAAGTATCCTAGAAGCTATTACTTGGtgaacctatcggcaacttgggaggaccgtggtggtttattaatatgtggctgaaTGCCCATATGCATAAGCGTTTGCAATGGAACTTCTTTACCCAGCAATTTCCACGAGATATTACCGAAGACTACGAGCTTGCAGAGGAAGAATCGGTAACACGCCCGCCCCTGAATTTTGGCGAGGCAATCATTGTACTTCCTGGGACCGAAGCTAATAAGAACCAAATCGGTAGATTCTTCTAGACTTTCTACAATGGCCTTTCTCGTGAGCATCGGGCCTGGATGCCCTACATTGACGAAGAATCAAGATTCCCTATCCTCTTCAACCTTGCCGATGAGGCATTAAACAAAGACAAATTTGATGATGGCTATTATTACTCCCCGAGTGATTCCAATGAACACATTTAGTAGTGGGAAGAATACTAGCATcacttatgagttttacaatccatcggcggtAGCACATCAATTGGCCTTTGGTCAACTGCCGATCAGGCTctattatgccgatgtgatgaaGCCAAGAGAAACAATCACCAGTGGACTTGATTGGGACAAGGTGGTTAAACTTCCTCCCGATGCCGATACCACAAACGTCGATCTGTCTACCTGGGTGCCAACCTCCTTTATCACTGAGTCTTACAAGTCATGGTGGTAGGAGTGGAGGGGACAATTATTTGCAGCATCAGCTCACACATATCGACACCTTATCGACCCCGAGCACGCTATCCCCAATGACGCAGTAAGTTTTCTCCCAATACTTAGTCCTTTCATTTTTAACTCCATTGGCAACTAATCCTTATGTTTGACAGGTTGATGATCCACTACCAGCCATGAGTAAAAGCAGGAGACCTTTTGATCTTCGACCGGTGTCCCCGATCTCACCAATCAGCTACAATGCCCTGACGGCTCTGACTCATCGGGGAGCTCGTCCTAGGAAAATAACCACTAAGTGCCCAAAAGCCACTCCATCGGTTGCCGCTGCTACCCTAGCGAAAGCATTTAAGGTAACAACATCGTTTATTTTGACTTATGCCGATTTCAAACCATATTAACACTGTCTTCTCAGGGCGTTACGACCATGACTGGAGCATCATCAGCAACTCCTCCGGCGTCAGACACTATCATTATGGATGAACCCTCAGAGGTATTTTCCTGTCTTCATATTTAACTTATAAGACATCATGCCTTACATTCGCTCTGCAGCAACAAATCGATGCATCGGCAAGAGCCCAGAATATTCAACCATCGGGTGCTGATGCCCCCCAGCCAGCGGCTACCAAAGCCCAAGCCAAGCGCAAGGCTACAATAGGTACCAAGGCCCAACCGAAGCGGTAGAAATCCATACCATCCTCGCCATCTCAGCCAGTGCTTCTAAGTCAAACTGAATCGGCCGATGCATCCGATCAAACGATTAACCCATCTGACCAAGGCACGTCATCGGCCATCGCTCCTGAGCAAACCATCGCTGCTCTTACACAAGGTATGCCATCGGTTATTGTATTTCAAGAATTACCAATGATGAATTTACAAAGAAGCTGTCATTATCCTCAGCATTAACCAATTTCAGAGTTGAAGACATCCCATCGGCAAACCCAGCTGATCAAAGCATGATCCAAACTAcctcttccagtcaaaggcaagagattgccttgaaacaagtaagacACCTAACTTAGCTGATTTGCACTTATCAACCTTATTCTTGACTGACTCACTCCctcttttcaggaacaagattctcccaataGCCTTTTttctttcgccatcgacatcccTGATGATGAAGGGGAAGAGGAAAGCTCTTCATTGGCACTTGGAACAGTATCGGCAGAAGTTATATCTAGGCTGGAGGATCTGTTGAACTTGCTGCAACAAGACACAGCTCAGCTAGTAGATGATTCTGACCCGACAAAAGTTACCTTTAAAACAGTCTGCGGCTAAGTCCCTGCCGATGTCGAAGAAGCACTCTTTCAAGCTGCCCACTTAGAGAGCCGCCAGCTCCAATACCAGAAGGTCACTCAACGCATCACCGATAGGGCTGCCTAGGCTCAACTCAAAGAAGAGATGCTGCAAGTGAAATGTATTGCCGATGAaaaacataagagcatcggcagcTTGCAAACTTTGGGCGCTGAATTAAAGCAGAAGATCTCAGAACTGTCGGTGAGGAAAGAGGTTCTACTGGCTGAGCTCAACCAAGTCGAAGAAGCACTGACCTAGGTtgaacaagaagaaagccagctgcctgatgcAATCAAAGGTCTCCAACAAGAGAGGGACACCCAAGCCCACAAAGCTCTGATGATGAAAAAGAAActcaagccagtggagggctcagcTGATGAAGATACtaaggagatagaggaagccaaccagattcacCTGCGTGCGGTATTGGCTATCCAGTCTTTGCTAAATTTGTAAATTTCTTTATCGACAGTGTATTGCATCGGTACTCTGTAGAAACATTAATACttttgtccagccgataggattgttatcagcATTAAAACTCTCATGCATCCATCCAGATACTAAGGTAGTATTTCTTCAAGTACtttccgtttaatgctctgggaaactcAACCCCTCGAGGGGTTTCAAGGATATATGTGTTGCCAGGGATAGATCGAcctatccgataaggaccttcccaattaggagaccacttgccaaatttcaaacttttagtcccaatcagtagaattaatttccaaaccaaatctccatcagcaAATTCCTATGCTTTCacccttgttgacggtccttaagtaccaaatataatcatcaaataaataaagaaaaggatccaaatgcaaccaacacccagacttagggttttatctgacagaattccacgagttttggtgtttgtctatttctgcagggggttatcagaaaataaggaagaaaggcccacatgtcgggtttacatagagatattaacgtgacgcgcaattttctatcatctagaagactccagaagccacgggaacgaacgggaaggtgatcgggcccgggggcagggcgcccgccctccccccttgggcgcccgccctgttgcaGAGACCAATCAagtcccgtctcgcggattacgctccaccgacctaaaggatcaaggataaccgttcaatcaatgtcggtttgatccgatggcccagattcacttgaggggactatataagcagaccccctggcccctagaggagaacaagttcatcatagagttgagaggtgccctcgaaggataacctttcctctacatagacttagggcttagcatccaatgtgagagtagactagatctactagactgagagagatagagtggagttgTAGataggaggaagcccggcctgtcggtgtctactccgaggttgtacctgcgggatcaagttctcctaacctgaggcttgctcctaggattcttcagtaatttgacttctaaattctagtaagttcttgttttattgttccttggtttatgagtttactttaatctcttctggttgagtttagagtaatcattgctagtgtaaacgtggtgtttgggctagggtactcatagatatcccctgactagctggaccatggtagtagcgaggaacgtgacatttccgagttacctttgcagcccacatctcgttagcaggacgggtagggtttataggtgcgggtcgaacatcctctgtggtgtctagattccgtgagcttccccaatagaacagtagatcatccttactaaggttagaatgagattacggttgtagtattctctatacatcgctcacatcgagaaacattctttgtagcctaaagggtaatagcaatagatttggttagatgcacgctttctcccagtggtaaaaatataaatacgatactctggataacctcccgggtgaagtgctcaccagtatccgtgcgcttgcggatcatttcctgatggcgttaccaaatatcaaaaagcatttctggcgtcgttgccggggagaaagacggtttgctgagataacttttagtcttgctattagcttgtattatacttttattcttttatctttttattttttccatctttatggataactcaaattccacacctattattgagttttttgcaccttcggagaccagccatagaccatgggagtcaacaagtcctttctttgcccctaattatgatctgtgaccagagttgattgcaataggtcaaaaccaacccttttctatagccgaggtcctatcttttaatcaagaagataatgaacttttagctacacctagggaatcttttaatctttctataaattctggtttagacctagccctaaaagaccatgttttttctcgatattttcacattggtcttaatcatataacctttggtagagtttttctttctttatctgttattaaagcaaggtatgtcttcattcgtggacattcttcttacactagtcttcataaaaaatttctagagatagagaaggaataatctcccagacaaggaaaggaagtttcaatagccgatttccaaacatttcaatcctatgatttggctatccaacccatccttgagcttaataatttctactatgctctttctcttgaacctcccgatgatcctatgaatctctctagacatcccatgtataagagtcaccaagaccataaggaggatcgagaagaggaacatcaatggctagagggcattaaaaatccatgtgctatcaccattgaatggatggacaaggaagaagccttaatggattctgactttggctcaatttcaaatggtgagttcttaactccctttgaagatgagattcatccaactacagaagaggacataggcgagaccaatctaggagaaactccgaacattcagattggagacgaagataacaataatgagcatggaatttatttcatagccacttcgcttactccatgctcatatgcaacatcttcccaatctattggtctctccaacatcaccacatttgagatccccaaccccctcttcctttctatttataaaaactttaaaagggaggttgtcgatgcatatgtctataataaatattacagatctcgttgggttgatcttgatataggtcagcgttggaggggaaaccacttcgccgacataaattgatggtttcccaagggcaagcttagtgtcctaaaacaagcactgatcagatcgtaacatgagctgttaattatttgcaacattaccttgtgtattgagcatataaagataattgtaaaagtattccttcgagtattctagccactaacctttccaggattggagcaagaagatcggatgaatgacaagcacaaggtatgtccaaccaaccatcataaaacattgaattaaattcatccaaatttgaattttgcaaaattcaagcttgggggagtactttacataaaaacatcctttgccatgttgctatgttggttgtccctacctttgagacatgctcaatttgttaaatactaatcacactacttcatctccacttgagtagatctctataaatgctcttatgctacctttgtttgctttagtatatgtctaggtttggagtagtttcatttatctcttaattaagcatggtgcttagtttaggaatgatgatcttacttccaagggtttttaaattaagcatggtgcttaggttaaaatgccctcctaaatcaaattatacatggtgtctaggttgatttttgagccgatagtatgctatagtagatatgggatattttgttggactaacccctgtaggaaaactttcaatatcgacttggaaagtcctaagataaactcacattagagacaaagagagagacacatgaagtttaacaatttacacaaggaagacatagctcataagagatgatgcatggagagtgccacaaacacgatgcacaaccactaagaaaggaaagcttccacaaggtgatactgtacc is a window encoding:
- the LOC8059587 gene encoding 11-beta-hydroxysteroid dehydrogenase 1B, producing the protein MDLYLLFHSVVMHISAAIIILIYIPLSIPVKLFMWAFVKPLRKEDLRGKVVLITGASSGIGEELAYQYAKKGACLSLVARRKQALEGVAAAALERGAPDVLVIPADVSDAEQSRRAVEATVAHFGKLNHLVANAGVWSSCFFDEVTNITGFNKMMDVNFWGSVYPTYYALPHLKASKGKLIVSSSTAATAPTSRMTLYNASKAAQLRFYETLRSELGSEVGVTILTAGFVESEMTKGKAIQKDGNVAIDLEARDVQIGVFPVARVEKLCKVALDGIQRGDWYVTWPSLYRPIPLIACLAPEVLTWQSYALYNARQGKPPLSQRMLDATGAKRFYPPSLRHHPGIKTEGTHHKRDIDAASNV